The Alkalihalophilus pseudofirmus nucleotide sequence AGATGACGTTTGTTCTGTATGCTGTAATGATTTAGCTCCCATTTTTTTCTCTCCTATAGTCAATAAATTGTATATCTAATACATGAAATAATGATTTTATCTTTATAATATTTAATAATATATCATTAACATGTATAAATATTCAATAGCTTGAGAGAATTTTATTTGAAAAATGATTATGTAAATAATTATTCTATTTAGAGCAACACTATAATGAAAGGAGTGAATACCATGTGTGCGTTTCCTAGTCGAAAGCATGTAAAAGATTTATCACCTACTGAAGTGTCTAATATCTGGTCTTCCTATTTGAAAAATAGTATGGAACATCAGTTTTTTCGTTATTTCTTCATGACTGCAGATGATAAAGAAACCAAACAAATCATTAAAAAGATGCTTCTTCATTCTCAAAAAAATATGAAGCAGCTTAAGAAAACCTTTAGTGACTATAAAGTAACCCTCCCTATCGGCTTTACCGAAAAAGATATGAATGTTCATGCTGGCAAGCTATTCGGTGATTCGTTTATATTGTACTTTTGCCAGGACATCACATTATTATCGATGACCACCTATTCAAGTGCATTATCTGACTGTGAAAATACTGACGTTCGCGATCATTTTCAAAAGTGTATGCAGTTTACGTGTGAGATACAAAATGACATTGTGAAAGTATTAGTAAGAAAAGGTCTCTACATAGAGTCTCCTCAAGTGGCACTCGATTCTAAAGTGGAGTTTGTGGAGAGTAAAACATACCTTACAGAACGGCTAAGTGAACACAGACCATTAAATGTCGCGGAAATCGCTAATCTAACAAGGATTACACACCGTGCACAATTTTCCAAAATGGTGATGACAGCCTTTGGGCAAACAACTTCTACAAAAGAGCTGAAAAAACATTTTCAAAAAGGGCAAAAAGGCTTGCAATATGCGATAGATCAGCTAAATGAGATTTTCACGAAAGAAAATATTCCTTTGGCTGCATCTGGTCATTATAAGATTAACCCAGTACAAACCTCTCCTTTTTCAGACAAGCTGATGTTGTTCTTTGTGAATACTTGTCTTGGAATGTACTGTTTTGTGATGATCACCCAAGCTATGAATTCCAGCTTACGGACAGATCTGTTTATCAAACTCACAAAAGTATCTCTTGGGTTTAGAAAGTATTACGGGGAAGGTTTATTTTTGATGATTGAAAATCAGTGGCTAGAAGAACCTCCTCAAGCGGTTGATCGGAAGGTCTCTACATAATGATGCAAAACAGACTGCCCCAATTTTTCACCGCAGTCTGTTTCTGTGAGAAGTATTGTGACTTGCCAATAGCAATTGGTTCAATGAGAGGTTACCTACAGTTCATACCCTTTACCTCTTCCTAGAGGGTTGATAATCACTGTCCCCATGTTCGGAATTCTTCCTAGCCCTGCTCCTTCTGGAAAGCTATGAGCTATGATTACTTGATTTGTCCCTGCAGCAGGCTTAGATTCTAAATTTAACGTGACCTTATTTAACACTTGCTCTATCTCTCCACTAGACGGGCTGTCACTAAGTTGATACACCTCGGTCCATAAAGGATCTACTTCGACATTCGCGCTTCCAAAAGCAAGCAGTGCTGTTTCTATCGTTCTACAAAAGGGACTGGCGATGACCGGGAAGGAAATTGGTATTTGCAAGTTCCGTAATACTTCTCCATAAGCAACGGCTTGCCTTCTCCCAGTAGTAGATAAATTTCTTTGAGTAGAACAGGCTTCAACCAACCAATTTGGCTGATCCACGCCAATTGTTGCTTCCCCGTGTCTAGCATATAAGATACAGCCCCCTTCTTGAATCATTTCAAGGAATGATCTCATTAATCAAAGCCCCCCTTTTATTGCATCTATCATTCATTTATATGATATTGTGCTCTATATTTTGTCATGGATATTTTAACGGGAGTAATTGAAAAACAAATAAAGCAAACGAGGCATTCACCTCGTTTGCTTTGAATATTATGCAAATACCGGCTCTTCTACACCCAAACCAAGGATTTGAGAAGTAGAAGCATGAACCTGGTCAAAAAGCTCTGGGTTCACTTCTGGTGACACTCCGTACGTTGGAAGCATCTCTTTAAGTTTTGGCTCCCATTCGTTCATGCGCTCTGGGAAACATTTTTGGAATACTTCAATCATGACGTGAACAGCTGTAGAAGCGCCTGGTGAGGCTCCTAGTAATGCTGCCACTGAGCCATCAGATGCACTCACTACTTCTGTTCCAAATTGCAGCGTTCCCATGCCAGCCTCTGTATCTTTAATTACCTGCACACGCTGTCCTGCAACTACTACTTCCCAATCTTCACTCTTGGCGTTTGGCATAAATTCGCGCAGTTCATCCATACGCTGTTCATTTGATAACATCACTTGCTGAATAAGATATTTTGTTAATGACATCTCTTTCATACCTGCAGCAAGCATCGTCAATACATTATTAGGTTTGACAGAACCAATTAAATCAAGGTTTGAACCTGTTTTCAAAAATTTCGGCGAGAACCCGGCAAACGGTCCAAACAACAGCGATTTTTTATTATCAATATATCTCGTATCCAGATGCGGAACAGACATCGGAGGAGCCCCGACTTTTGCTTTACCGTATACTTTGGCATGGTGCCTCTCTACAACTTTTGGATTCTTACAGACCATAAATAATCCGCTTACAGGAAATCCTCCAATATGCTTGGATTCAGGAATACCTGTCTTTTGAAGAAGAGGGAGACTGCCTCCGCCCGCACCGATGAAAACAAATTTAGCAATGTGATACTCAATGTTTCCAGTCGAATCATCCTGAATCTTAACTTCCCATCTACCGTCATCCATACGCTTAAAGTCTTCAACAGTATGTTTATATTTAGTTTCTACATTTTGTTTTTGTAAGTGATCAAATAACATCCGTGTTAAGGCACCGAAATTAACATCTGTTCCAGAATCAATTTTCGTTGCCGCGATCGGTTCATTCTCTTTGCGCCCTTCCATAATGAGCGGAACCCATTCCTTCAATTTCGCTGGATCCTCTGAGAATTCCATCCCTTTAAACAGCGGGTGTTTTGATAGCGCTTCCAAACGATTTCTAAGGAACGCTACATTATTTTCCCCTTGAACTAAGCTGATATGAGGAATTGGCATAATAAACTCTTCTGGGTTACGGATTAACTGCTGGTTTACAAGATATGCCCAAAATTGTCTTGAAAGGTGAAACTGTTCATTAATTTTGATTGCTTTGTCTACATCAATGGATCCATCAGGTTTCTCAGACGTATAGTTAAGTTCACATAACGCCGCATGACCCGTCCCTGCATTATTCCATTCATTCGAGCTTTCTTCTCCTGCCTTTGCCAGCTTCTCAAATACTTTGATTTCCAACTCCGGCGCTAACTCTCTTAACATTGAACCCAAAGTCGCGCTCATAACTCCTGCACCAATTAAGATCACATCTGTTTCTCTCCGAATGCTGCTCATGATAACCACCCTTATCCTCTAGTTTTCAAAAAAGAGTAGGCGCTCCTCCTTAGGTGTCACAAAAAAAGCAAGGCCCACCCAGCCACACAAACCTATATCTCTAATCTCACTTTTACCTACTATTCTATCATATTTATATTATACTGATGTATGGCCATAAAAATCTACCATTATCTGATAATTTCAAACTAATTAGTCTGTTGATGGCGTAAAATACTGCTAAAGGCTCACCTTTTTTTAAAAAAATTC carries:
- a CDS encoding DUF3231 family protein, producing MCAFPSRKHVKDLSPTEVSNIWSSYLKNSMEHQFFRYFFMTADDKETKQIIKKMLLHSQKNMKQLKKTFSDYKVTLPIGFTEKDMNVHAGKLFGDSFILYFCQDITLLSMTTYSSALSDCENTDVRDHFQKCMQFTCEIQNDIVKVLVRKGLYIESPQVALDSKVEFVESKTYLTERLSEHRPLNVAEIANLTRITHRAQFSKMVMTAFGQTTSTKELKKHFQKGQKGLQYAIDQLNEIFTKENIPLAASGHYKINPVQTSPFSDKLMLFFVNTCLGMYCFVMITQAMNSSLRTDLFIKLTKVSLGFRKYYGEGLFLMIENQWLEEPPQAVDRKVST
- a CDS encoding histidine phosphatase family protein; amino-acid sequence: MRSFLEMIQEGGCILYARHGEATIGVDQPNWLVEACSTQRNLSTTGRRQAVAYGEVLRNLQIPISFPVIASPFCRTIETALLAFGSANVEVDPLWTEVYQLSDSPSSGEIEQVLNKVTLNLESKPAAGTNQVIIAHSFPEGAGLGRIPNMGTVIINPLGRGKGYEL
- the mqo gene encoding malate dehydrogenase (quinone), whose translation is MSSIRRETDVILIGAGVMSATLGSMLRELAPELEIKVFEKLAKAGEESSNEWNNAGTGHAALCELNYTSEKPDGSIDVDKAIKINEQFHLSRQFWAYLVNQQLIRNPEEFIMPIPHISLVQGENNVAFLRNRLEALSKHPLFKGMEFSEDPAKLKEWVPLIMEGRKENEPIAATKIDSGTDVNFGALTRMLFDHLQKQNVETKYKHTVEDFKRMDDGRWEVKIQDDSTGNIEYHIAKFVFIGAGGGSLPLLQKTGIPESKHIGGFPVSGLFMVCKNPKVVERHHAKVYGKAKVGAPPMSVPHLDTRYIDNKKSLLFGPFAGFSPKFLKTGSNLDLIGSVKPNNVLTMLAAGMKEMSLTKYLIQQVMLSNEQRMDELREFMPNAKSEDWEVVVAGQRVQVIKDTEAGMGTLQFGTEVVSASDGSVAALLGASPGASTAVHVMIEVFQKCFPERMNEWEPKLKEMLPTYGVSPEVNPELFDQVHASTSQILGLGVEEPVFA